GTGCGTGAGCGGCGCACCGTGCTGGTCAACGACATTCCGACGGACACGCATTTCCGGATTGATTTCGGCTTCAACGAAGCCGCGCCCAGGGCGATCGCGGCAATTCCGGTGATTTCGCATGATCGACTGATGGCGGTGATCATGGTCGCCAGCCTGCGGCCGCTCGACGATGAACTGATCGGCTTCTTCGAGGCCTCGGCGCGCCAGCTTGGCAACGGGCTGCAGAATGCGCTGGCCTTCGAGCGCATTCAATCCTTGCTCGACGAAGTGCGCGAGCGCAAGGACGAGATCCAGGCGCAGAACGAGGAGCTGCAGGCCCAGAACGAGGAAATCCAGGCGCAGAACGAGGAAATTCAGGCGCAGACCGAGGAATTGCAGGCCCAGCAAGCCGAGATTCGCGAAAGCAACGACAATCTGCGCGAGCACGCCGACCGTCTCAGCGCGCAGAACACCAGCCTTGAGGAATACAGCGCGAAGCTGCGTGAACAGCGTGAAATGCTGGCTGAGGCCGATCGGCGCAAGAACGACTTCCTTGGTCTGCTGGCGCACGAACTGCGCAACCCGCTGGCACCGATCACCAGCAGCCTGTTCATTCTCGGGCGCGCGGCGCCGGGCAGCGAGTCGGCCGGCCAGGCACTGGACGTGATCGGTCGCCAGACCACTCACCTGACGCGGCTGGTGGAAGATCTGCTCGACATCACCCGAATTTCCGAAGGAAAGATCCGCATCCAGCGCGAGGACATCGATCTGCTCGATGTCGTGCAAAGCTGCGTCGAGGATTCGCGCCTCGCGGTACAGGCTGCCGAACTGAGCCTCGATGTGGACGTGCCCGACGGCCAGATTCTGATCGATGGCGATCGTGTGCGTATCGCCCAGATTCTGGGCAACCTGATCGGCAATGCCATCAAGTTCACCGACGATGGTGGTCGCATCACGCTCAGTGTTCGTGCCGAACCCGATGCCAGCCATGTCGAGGTCACGGTCGCCGACAACGGTATCGGCATCGAGCCGAATCTGTTGCCGAACCTGTTCCATCCGTTCATGCAGGGCAGCCTGTCCGGCCCCAAGCCGAACGGCGGGCTCGGCCTCGGTCTGTCGCTGGTCAAATCCCTGGTCGAATTGCACGGCGGTACGGTCACCGCCTTCAGCGACGGTCAGGGGCGTGGCTCCAGGTTCGTGCTGCGCCTGCCGGTGAAGTCGATCTCCACGGGGACGGTGGCGCCGGCCGCAGGCTCGGACGGACCGCTGCGGATCCTGGTGATCGACGACAACGTCGATGCCGGAACCATGCTCGCGCATGCGCTGCGCCTGCAGGACCATGTGGTGGAGGTTTGCACCTCGGCCAGCGACGGGCTTGGCCGTGCCACGGCGGAGCCGCCGGATGTGGTGCTGTGCGATATCGGTCTGCCCGGCATGGACGGCCATGAGGTCGCGCGCCGCCTGCGCGAAAACAGTCGGCTGGACCGGACCTATCTGGTGGCGGTGACCGGTTACGCCTCGCCCGATGATCGCAAGGCGGCGACCGATGCCGGTTTCGACGAACATATCGCCAAGCCCGTCACCCTCGAACGCCTGCACGAGGTATTCGCCGAGATACCGCGGCGTGACCGGCAGAAGGTGGTTCGCATCGGTCGGGACAGCGGCAGCGCCGCCGGCGGCAGCTCCGACTAGCGCTGGCGGCGGCCGCTCAGCCTTTCAGCAGGGCGGCGATGGCGCGTTGCAGGTGCGGTACGGCGAGTTCCGGATCGATTGCCTCACCGCAGGCGGCGCGTATGGTCAGGCCATGAAAAAGGGCGATCACCAGTTTCAATCGCGCCTGCCAGTCGTCTTCGCCGCGCTGCGGGTCCGAGCTGTTCAGCGCCTCCAGCACCGGCGATGACCGCAGCCGTTCGGCCTCGCGCATGATCGCTTCGACCTCGGGGTTGCGCGCCGCTTCGGCGAAGAATTCCAGCCTGAGCGCGGCGTCTTCGCGAACCATGTCGCGGCGGTAGGCGCGCCCCCACACCGTCGATCAT
This genomic stretch from Gammaproteobacteria bacterium harbors:
- a CDS encoding response regulator, coding for MKNLVDLSIGQRLWIASGGLFLILAAAGASIYDAQRSSDRVQARMVEEVRPLSDAARVLENNLLYVDIAARTWLMSPEDGQIDAFEDRVDMATATLAKFEALPMDEQSKAQFDELRPLAERFLREAAELGSTADGSDASIERQESTATSIRERALAVVHDFADLQRDRFDAAQLELAEARALVARTFVGAGLLAMLSFLGFAWLMLRSIRAPVVGLLKAAGDLRQGKWKSALALHTEDDGRVRTSRDELVQLSSAVGAAAWALERREQRLQADGRIAAASGRSLKKDKLAELVLRGVVEHSKAQLGIVYMVDEGAEELQPIASQASSTPGALPLQVGIPGQAVRERRTVLVNDIPTDTHFRIDFGFNEAAPRAIAAIPVISHDRLMAVIMVASLRPLDDELIGFFEASARQLGNGLQNALAFERIQSLLDEVRERKDEIQAQNEELQAQNEEIQAQNEEIQAQTEELQAQQAEIRESNDNLREHADRLSAQNTSLEEYSAKLREQREMLAEADRRKNDFLGLLAHELRNPLAPITSSLFILGRAAPGSESAGQALDVIGRQTTHLTRLVEDLLDITRISEGKIRIQREDIDLLDVVQSCVEDSRLAVQAAELSLDVDVPDGQILIDGDRVRIAQILGNLIGNAIKFTDDGGRITLSVRAEPDASHVEVTVADNGIGIEPNLLPNLFHPFMQGSLSGPKPNGGLGLGLSLVKSLVELHGGTVTAFSDGQGRGSRFVLRLPVKSISTGTVAPAAGSDGPLRILVIDDNVDAGTMLAHALRLQDHVVEVCTSASDGLGRATAEPPDVVLCDIGLPGMDGHEVARRLRENSRLDRTYLVAVTGYASPDDRKAATDAGFDEHIAKPVTLERLHEVFAEIPRRDRQKVVRIGRDSGSAAGGSSD
- a CDS encoding TetR family transcriptional regulator C-terminal domain-containing protein; the encoded protein is MWGRAYRRDMVREDAALRLEFFAEAARNPEVEAIMREAERLRSSPVLEALNSSDPQRGEDDWQARLKLVIALFHGLTIRAACGEAIDPELAVPHLQRAIAALLKG